A single window of Paracoccus albus DNA harbors:
- a CDS encoding ExbD/TolR family protein, whose protein sequence is MAEINVTPFVDVMLVLLIIFMVAAPMLTVGVPLQLPETAANAVAAEPQEPLTVSVPAEGPLMLMEDTIEEDQLVSRLREMAEGRQSSKIFLRADGGIPYGRVVQVMGALNAAGFNDIVLVTDTGGPRMDG, encoded by the coding sequence ATGGCAGAGATCAACGTCACGCCCTTTGTCGATGTGATGCTGGTGTTGCTGATCATTTTCATGGTCGCGGCACCGATGCTGACCGTTGGCGTTCCGCTGCAACTTCCTGAAACCGCAGCCAATGCCGTGGCTGCCGAACCTCAGGAACCGCTGACTGTTTCAGTGCCTGCCGAGGGGCCGCTGATGCTGATGGAAGATACTATCGAAGAGGATCAGCTTGTCTCGCGTCTGCGTGAAATGGCCGAGGGGCGGCAGTCCAGCAAGATCTTCCTTCGCGCCGATGGGGGCATCCCTTATGGCCGGGTCGTTCAGGTCATGGGTGCGCTGAACGCGGCAGGCTTCAATGACATCGTGCTGGTGACCGACACCGGCGGGCCGCGGATGGACGGCTGA